The sequence AACCCGCCGACCCCACCCTCAGCTGGGCGGGGCGCGTCGATCCGATCAAGGATCTGGAGACGCTGATCCGGGCGTTCGCGCTGGTGCGGGAGGAGCTGCCGGAGGCGCGGCTGCGGATGTTCGGCGGAACCCCGTCCGGCGGGGAGCGGTACCGGGCGCGCTGCGAGGAGCTCGTCGCCGACCTCGGCATCGCCGGGCAGGCCACGTTCGAGGGGCGGGTCGAGGACATCCGCGACGCCTACGCGGCGGGCACGGTGGTCGTCCTGTCGAGCATCTCCGAGGGCTTCCCCTACACGCTGATCGAGGCGATGACCTGCGGTCGCGCGACCGTCGCGACCGACGTCGGCGGGGTGCGCGAGGCGGTCGCCGACACCGGGCTGGTCGTCCCGCCGCGCGCGCCGCGCCAGATGGCGGACGCGTGCCTGCGGCTACTCGGGGACGAGATGGCGCGGCGGCGGCTCGGCCGGGCCGCGCGGGAGCGGGCGCTCGAACTGTTCACCGTGGACCGGGCGATCGACGCGTTCCGCGAGATCTACGCGGGGCTCCGCGCGCCCGGCGGCTCGACCCGTCCGGCGGCCGAGGCGAGGCTCGCGTGAGCGCCTCGGTGGAGGGCCTGCGCGAGCGCATGGCCGGGCTGTGCGCGGGCGCCGTCGACGCGCTGGAGGTCACGGCCGGGCTGGAGTCGGAGGGCATCAACGACGAGGCGGCCAGAGCCTACGGCCATCCGGACGTGTTCGCGCTCGCCGAGGACCTGTACGCCCGGACGCCGCGCCGCCCGCCGCCGGCCGAGAAGACCGAGGCGCCGTGGCGGCCCGAGCCTCTGCGGCACCTGCTGCGCGGGGTGCTGTTCGGCCTCCCCGGGCTCTGCTACGTCTCCGGCGCGCAGGTGCTCGACGGGACGGGCGCCGGCGTCGTCCTGGTGTTCTCGCTGCTGCTGTCCTGGGCGTTCAGCCAGGGGACGGCCTACCTCGGGTACATCCGGCTGGGGCGCATGGACCGGGCCGCGGCGTCCGGCGTCCTGCGGTACGGGCTCGCGAGCGGGACGCTGGTCGTGGTCCCGGCCACGGTGGGCACGGGCGCCCTCGCGGGAGCGGGCGCGATGGCCACGGCGCTGTCCGCCGGACTGTCGGCCTACCTGCTGTCGGCCACGGTCGTGCAGGTCGACGGCGCCGAGGTGTGGCTTCTTCCGGCGCTGCTCCCCGGCGTCGCCGCGGGGACGCTCCACCTCGCCGGGCACGGGCCGCCCGCGGCGGTCTGGGGCGCCTGGGCGGTGTCGCTGGCGGCCACGGCGGTGCTCGCGCTCCTCCGCACCCGCGGCGCCGGACGTCCGAAGGTCACGCGCGCGGACCTCAGGGCGGCGCTGCCGTTCGCCCTCTTCGGGGTGCTGACCGGCGGGCTGCTGACGTACACGCTGCTGTGCGCGCTGGCGGGCCGTCCCGTCCCGTCGGGGACCACGACGGTGGCGGTGCTGTCGCTCTCGCTGTCGATGGGCTGCGCCGAATGGGTCCTGTACGCCTACCGCCGGCGCGTCCACGACCTCCTGCGCTCGCACACCGGCATGGCCGCGTTCACGCGCGCCGCCCGTACCGCCCTGGTCTGCGCCCTCGTCCAGTACCTGGCGGCGCTGCTGGCGATCACCGCCGTCGCCGCGGTCATCGCCCGCCTGCCCGCCACGGCCGTCACGGCGCGGACGCTCGGCGGGTTCGCCGCGCTCGGCTGCGCCTTCTTCCTGGCGCTCGTCCTCCAGGCCTGCGGCCGCATCGGCGCCGCCCTCACCGGATACGCCTGCGCCCTGGCCGCCGAGGTCGCGGCGGCCCCGGCCCTGCCGGACGCGGCCCCCGCCACGGTCCAGCTCGCCGCGTCGTGCGGGCTGCTCGTCCTCCTCACGATCCACGCGGGCCGCGTCCTGGCCCGCGCGACCTCCCATCGATGAAGGGCAGACAACCGATGCAGAACACGGTCGCCGTGACGGGAGCCGACGGGTTCATCGGCTCCCACCTGGTCGAAGCGCTCGTGGACCGCGGGCATCGCGTCCGGGCCATGGTGCAGTACAACTCGTTCGCGTCCCGGGGGTGGCTGGACGACGTCGCGCCCGACGTGATGGAGCAGGTGGAGGCGGTGCCGGGCGACGTCCGGGACCCGGCGTCGGTGCGCGGCCTGGTCCGCGGCGCGCAGACCGTCTACCACCTGGCCGCGCTGATCGCGATCCCGTACTCCTACCGGGCGCCCCGCTCGTACGTCGACACCAACGTCACCGGGACCCTGAACGTCCTGGAGGCCGTGCGCGACGAGGAGACGCCGCGGCTCGTGCACACCTCCACCAGCGAGACCTACGGGACGGCGCGGCGCGTGCCCATCGACGAGTCGCACCCCCTCCAGGCGCAGTCCCCGTACGCGGCCACGAAGATCGCGGCGGACCGGCTGGTGGAGAGCTACCACGCCTCGTTCGGCCTGCCGGCCGTGACGCTGCGCCCGTTCAACACCTTCGGGCCCCGGCAGTCGGCGCGCGCGTTCATCCCCACCGTCGCCGGCCAGATCGCCGCCGGATCCGGCACCGTCGAGGTCGGGGCGCTCGAACCGACCCGCGACTTCACGTTCGTCCGCGACACCGCCGAGGCGTTCGTCGCGCTCGGCACGGCGCCCGCCGGCGACGTCGTCGGCGGCACGTTCAACTCCGGCACCGGCGTGGAGATCTCCATGGGGCGGCTCGCCCGGGCCATCGCCGACCTGATGGGCGCCGACCCCGAGTTCCGGTGCGCCGCCGACCGCGAGCGCCCCGCGGCGTCGGAGGTCATGCGGCTCGTCTGCGACGCGGGCCGGCTGCGCCGCGTCACCGGCTGGCGGCACCGGCACACCCTCGAAGAGGGCCTCAAGCAGACCGTCGAGTGGTTCCTCGACCCCGCCAACCTGGCGCGCTACCGACCGTCCACCTACACCATCTAGTGAGGCACCGTCATCATGCACGCCGTCATCCTCGCGGGCGGCAAGGGAGTGCGGCTGCGCCCGTACACGACGACCCTTCCGAAGCCGCTCGTCCCCATAGGCGACGAGTACTCCATCCTGGAGATCCTGTTGCACCAGCTGTCCCGGCAGGGGTTCGCCACCGTGACGCTGGCCATCGGGCACCTCGGGCACCTCATCCGGTCCTACGTCGGTGACGGGAGCCGGTGGGGGCTGCGCATCGACTACGCCTCCGAGGAGGCGCCGCTCGGCACCATCGGACCGCTGCTGACCATGCGGGACCGGCTTCCCGACGAGTTCCTCGTGACCAACGGCGACGTCCTCACCGACCTCGACTTCGCCGGGCTGCTGGACGAGCACCGGGCGTCCCGGCCCCCGCTGACCGTCGCCACCTACGCGCGGAAGGTCGACATCGACTTCGGCGTCCTCACCGCCGTCGACGGACGGGTCGTCGAGTTCGCCGAGAAGCCCACGCTCGACTACCAGGTCAGCATGGGCGTGTACGGGGTGTCCGCCGCCGCGCTCGCCGAGTACGAAGCGGGGTTCCCGCTCGGCTTCGACGAGCTCGTCCTCGACCTGCTGGCGGCCGGGCGCCATCCGCGCGAGTACCGGTTCGAGGGGTACTGGCTCGACATCGGCCGGCCCGCCGACTACGACCGGGCCAACGCCGAGTTCCCCGCGCTGCGGCCGCAACTGCTGGAGGGCCGCGTCCCGGCCACCCGGCGGTCATGAGCCGGATCCTGCTGGTCGGCGCAACGGGGTTCGTCGGCCGGCACGTCCGGGCGCGGGCGGCCGCCGCCGGAATCGACGTCGTCGCGGCCGGACGGTCCCTGGGGCTCGGCGGCCTGCCGCTGGACCTGACCGCCGGCCCCGGCGCCGTGGCGGCGGCCGTCCGACGCGCCGCACCGGACGCGGTCGTCAACTGCGCGGGGGTCACGCACGGTTCCCCCGCGGAACTCGTCCGGGGCAACGTCGTGGCCGTCGCGAACCTCCTCGCGGGGGTTGCGGCGGTGCCGCGACCCGTCCGGCTCGTGCACCTCGGCTCGGCCGCGGAGTACGGGCACGTCGAGCGGGGCACGCCCGTCTCGGAGCTCGCGCCGCCGCGCCCGCTCGGCCCGTACGGGGTCACGAAGCTGGCCGGGACGGAACTCGTCCGCGCCGCCACCGGGCTCGACGCCGTCGTCCTGCGGGTGTTCAACCCCGTCGGACCCGGCGCGCCCGGCACCACGCTGGCCGGGCGGCTCGCCACCGAGCTGCGCCGCACGGCGGGCACCGGCGAGGACGTGCGGGTGGGACCGCTCGACGCGAGCCGCGACCTCGTGGACGTGCGCGACGTCGCCGACGCGGTGGTCGCCGCCGTTCGCGCCCCCGGTGAGCTGCCCGCCGTGCTGAACGTCGGCAGCGGGCGGGCCACGCCGCTGCGCGACCTCGCGGCGCAGCTGCTGCGCGTCACCGGCGCGCGGAGCCGGGTGCTGGAGGCCGCCGCCGGCTCGGACCGCTCGGCGGGCGTGGCCTGGCAGCGCGCCGACATCAGCGCCGCCGGCCAGGCCCTCGGCTGGACCCCCGTCACCGACCTGACGACGTCACTACGGGACCTCTGGGCAGCGCAACCATGAGTGGGGTGGAGCCTGCCGCGTCGGTGGCCGTGCCGGCGTACTTCCCTCCGGGCGCCGTCTACTGGACGGACCTCGCCGACCCTCGTCTCGGCGCCGTCGTGCTCAACGTCGACAGCGGCGCGGGCACGGTCCGGGACAGCGGGTTCGCGGACGTCGCGCACCGCACGTCCGCCGCCGGGGTGCGGCTCGCCGGGTACGTGGACACCGCGTACGGGCGCCGTCCGCCCGCCGAGATCGAGGAGGAGGTGCGGCGGTACCGCCTGTGGTACGGCGTCCGGGCGGTGTTCCTCGACCAGGTGTCCGCCGTCCCCGAGCACGTGCTGCGGTACCGGCGCATCGTCGCGGGGGTCCGGGCGCGGGGTGCGGAACACGTCGTCCTCAACCACGGCGCGTACCCCGACGAGGCGTACGCGCAGCTCGCCGACCTGCTCGTCACCTTTGAGGGGCCCTGGTCGGCGTACCGGCACGTCCGCGCGCCCGCATGGGCGACGCGGCTGCCGCCCGAACGGTTCTGCCATCTGGTCTACGCGGCGCCGCGGTCGGTTCTCCCGCGCGCGCTCGCACGCGCCAGGCGCTGCAACGCGGGCGTCGTGTACATCACCGACGGGAACGGAGCGAACCCGTGGAACGGCCTGCCCGAGTACTTCTCCAGGGAGCTCTCTCTGGTCTACGCGGGGGACTGATGCCGGCCGTGTCGTTCCGCTGCCGCCGCAGGGCCGTTGCCCTACGCTCACACCCCATGCGTGGACCACTGGTGCGAATCACGTCCGTCCTGGTCGCCGGGACGTCCCTGCTCGCCGCTCCCGCCATGCACCCCGCGGCCACGGCCGCCGCCAAAGGAGACTCCGCCAAGGGAGACTCCGCCGAGGGAGATCTGGGCACGGACCTCGACGCCATCCTCGCCGACGGCCGTCTCAAGGGCGCTACCGTGGGCGCCGTGGTGCGCGATGCCCGGACGGGCGCCGTCCGCTACTCGCGCGGCGCGACGGCGCCGGTGATGCCCGCCTCGAACATGAAGCTCTACACCTCGGGTGCGGCACTGTCGCTGCTGGGGCCGGGGTACCGGTTCCGCACCGGCGTGTACGCCCGGGCCGTGTCCGGATCGTCCGTCAAGGGCGACCTCTACCTCAAGGGCACCGGCGACCCGACGACGCGGGCGGCCGACTACGACCGGCTCGCCGCCCGGGTGGCGGCGCGCGGCATCCGGCGCGTCGAGGGCGACCTCGTCGCGGACGACACCTGGTTCGACGCCGTTCGCACGCCCTCGCACTGGGACCCGACGGACCTGCAGTACTACTACGCCGCGCAGACGTCCGCGCTGACCGTCGCGCCGAACGACGACTTCGACGCGGGCTCGGTCGAGGTGTCGGTGAAGCCGGGCGGCGCCGAGGGCGCACCGGTCGCGGTCGGTCTCGCCCCGGCCACCGGCACCGTCAAGATCGACAACAGGGCGGTCACGGGACGTCCTGGGACGCCGTCCACGCTGGCGGTGAACCGCGCCAACGGCACCGACACCATCGTGGTCAGCGGTTCCCACCCGGCGGGCGCGGCGCCCTACACGACCCTGCGCACGGTCGAGAACCCGAGCCTGTACGCGGCGGACGTCTTCCGGAGCGCGCTCAGGGCGCACGGCGTCCAGGTGAAGGGCGCCACCGAGCGCGGCAGGACCCCGAAGCGCGTGGCCGCGCTCGCCGCCCGCTCCTCGATGCCGCTGTCGCGGCTGATGGTGCCGTTCCTCAAGCTCAGCAACAACATGGTCGCCGAGACCCTGGTCAAGGCGATCGGCCGGGAGAAGACCGGCAAGGGGAGCTGGACTGCGGGGCTGCCCGTGGTCGAGCGGTACGCCCGCGGCCAGGGCGTCCCCGCCGCACGACTGGAGATGGCCGACGGATCCGGGCTGTCGCGCAAGAACCGCACGACCGCGCAGGACATCGGCACGCTCCTGAGGAAGGCGCAGGACGCGCCGTGGTTCGGCACCTGGTACCGGGCGCTGCCGGTCGCCGGTGACCCCGACCGCCTCGACGGCGGCACCCTGCGATCGCGAATGGTGGACACCCCGGCCGCGGGCAACGTGCACGCCAAGACCGGGACGCTGACCGGCGCCTCCGCCCTGTCGGGCTACGTCACCGACCCGTCCGGGCGGCGGCTCGTCTTCTCGGTCGTGCTGAACGGCTACCAGGGCGCGGCGCCCAAGGACATCGAGGACAGGGTCGCGATCCGGCTGGCCGGGGGAGACCCCTCCGCGGTCCGGACGTTCCGCGTCTCCGGGAACGCCCCGCAGGTGGAGTGCTCCTGGATCGGCCGCTGCTGAACGGCGGCCGGTGTTGACCGACGGCGGGGCGCGTCCCGCCGGCGGCGGAACGCGCCCCGCCGGCGCGGATCACCCCTGGTTCTTGGGGATGTAGAGGCGGACGTCGTCGACGAACGCCTCGCCCTCGTAGTAGTTCAGGTGCGGGTCGCCGATGATGAAGGAGTCGGGGTAGGCCGAGCCCTTCGGCCAGTTGTGCTCGGTCGTGTACGTCCCGGCCGGGCCCTTGTGGACGAGCCTGCGGTCGAACCGGCCGTCGTACTCGCCGGGCGTCTGGTTGTAGTGCCAGATCGGGCGCCCGTTCTCCACGAAGTCGTGGTGGACGCGCAGCGTGGTCTGCCCGGTGTGCAGGAACGGGCCGCTCATCTCCAGCGTGTACCCGGTGCGGTCGCGCTCGATGGCGAACCGGTAGGCGGCCTTCGGCATCAGTTCCGGCCGCAGCTCGGCGCTGGTCAGGTGCCCCTCGAACCGGCCGCCCGGCCCGTACCGCCGGTCCATGGACGCCTCCCCGCACGCGGTCTTGGCGTAGTACTCGTTGCTGATGTTGTTGTTGGCGGTCTCGCGGAACAGGTCGCCGCGCGGGAACAGTGCGTTGATCCCGTTGAAGGTGCCGTCGAACGTCCGGTACATCGTGCGGGTCTTCGGGTTGCAGGTCGCGGCGTTCTTCCAGCGGGCGTCGTCGCTGTAGTAGCCGTCCATGATGACCTTGCGCCGGAAGTGGATGCCGGGGTTGCCGTGCGGCGCCGGGTTCGCGTGGTCGAGGATCGTCAGGTAGTAGAACCCGTTCTCCCTCGTCACGTCGGGGTATTGGCACCGGGACTTGCCGGGCAGCGCGCCCTGGAACGTCCACGGGTACCGGGTCTTGCACGGTTCCCTGGTGTAGCCGTTGTGCCTGCCGTTGTAGTCGAACGTGCCGCCCCGCTTGCCGCCGAACTGGATGCCGCGCAGGGTCATCTCCACCCGGTAGTACCGGGGCAGTGGGCGGGTCGGCCGGATCAGGACCCCCGCGTCCCATTTCGGCTCGGAGATCCGCGCGACGTTGTGCCCGCCCGGCAGCGTCACGGCCGACAGCCCGGGGCGGGAGTCGGGCCGCCCGTCGCGGTCCTTGTCGACGGCGGCGACCTCCGCCGTCAGCCACCCCTCGCGCCCGAAGGCGACGCGCTTGCGGAACACGTTGAGGGTCTTCATCTGCCGCTCGAACAGCGGCCCGCTGATCTTCTTCCAGGCCGCCCCGTCGTCGTCGAACGCGTCGACCGCCCACGGGCTGCGCGGCCCCTGCGGGTCCAGCCGCCACGGCGACCCGTCGACGCGCAGCGGCCGGTCGAACTCCTCATGCGCGACCAGCCTCCACCGGCCGTCTCCGGAAGCTCCGGCTCCGGAGGCCCCGACCGACCACCCCGCGGACACGACCGCGGCGGCGGCCGTCCCGACGGCCACCCCCGCCACTTTCCAGCTCGTCCTCAAGACGCACACCCCTCCCGCGGAGCGCGCGGCCGCGCTCCGCCCCCGAACGTCGCAACGCACCGGCATTATATGAACACGGAGGGTGATGAAGGTGGAAGGCCGGGCCCTGACGTCGTCAGCGCTGGGAAAGGTACCTCTCGGCGGTGCCGCGCAGGCGCGCGTGGACGCCGTCGTATGCGGAGACGCCCGGCAGGGCGGTCTTGGGCATCTTCGCGAGCATCGTGTAGTTGGTGTCGACGACGTTGCCCGCCGGGGCGAGCGCCGCCTGGCTGACCAGCTGGTAGGCGTCCAGCTCGTCCAGGCCGAGCAGCGAGGACGTCCAGCCGACCAGGTCGTGCTGGCTGATCCGGAACGCGTCCTCCAGCGGGCGGGCCGAGCCGGTCGACATCAGGTGGAGGTCGTCCTCCAGACGCGGCCAGGCGGGAGCCGCGCCCTTGATCAGGTCCACGACCACGACGGTGCTCATCGCCGCCTCCACGGCGGTCCCGCAGACCTCGCCCTCGCCCTGGCGGCAGTGGCCGTCGCCGATCGAGACCAGGCCGCCCGGCACGTTGACCGGGAAGTACGCGGTGGTGCCCGCGCGCATCTCCGGGGTGTCCATGTTGCCGCCGTGCGCGCCGGGGGTGATGCTCATGATCACCTCGTTGGCGGCCGGGGCCACGCCCACGGTGCCGTGCATGGGGTCGAGCGGCAGCTCGATCTCCAGGTCGCTCGCGCGGGCCCGGAAGCGGCAGATCCCGCGCGCGGCGTCCACGTCGTACATCCACACCCGTTCCGGCAGGGCCGGGTGCAGCATCGCCGTCGTGTGCGTCGCGGTCAGCGCCCCGAAGTGCGGGAAGGTGGACGAGACCGCCCAGTCGCGGGCGGGGCGGATGTCCACGAAGTGCACCGCGACGGCGTCGCCCGGCTCGGCGCCCGCGACGGCGATGGGGCCGGTGACGGGGTTGAGGTAGGGGAAGGTGCACACCCGGCTCGGCAGATCGTCCACCCCTTGGACGGCGCCGCCGAAGCAGTCCTCGGTCGTCAGTTCCACGACGGTGCCGGGCGCGACGGTGAGCGCCGCCTCCCGGCCGCCGAACGCGAAACCGGGCTCGGTGTCCCTCAGCGGGACCACGTCGAACGTCACTTCTCGTCCTCCTCCTCTGCGATGCCGGCCAGGGCCGGACGGCGGTGGGTGACCAGCAGCCCGACCAGCAGCACCAGCCCGATGCCGAGCCACAGGAAGCCCAGCTCCTGCGCGGCGACCTTCGCGTTGACCACCACGTAGCCGAGGATGCCGAAGCCGATCGCCGGCGCGACCAGGTGGCGCCACCAGTCCCGGCTGCCCGACCGGACGACGTAGTGGACGACGACCGAGACGTGCAGCACCAGGAAGGCCGTCATGGCGCCGAAGTTGACGAGCGAGCTGAGCAGCGTGATGCCGTCCTCGCGCTGCTCCATGTAGAGGCCGAGGCCCAGCGAGACGGCCGCGACCAGCAGGGTCGCGTTGACCGGGACCTGCCGCCGGGGATGCACCCTGGCGAGGAACCTCGGCAGCTGCCGGTCCCGCGCCATGGCGTACAGCAGCCGGGACGTCGCCGCCTGCGCGACCAGGGAGTTGGCGAAGCCCCAGGCGATCGCGGTGGCCAGCGCGGTCAGCTTGGCCAGCCACGCCCCGCCCGCGACCCGCGCGGCGTCGTAGAACGCGGTCCCGTCCGGGTCGCCCTCGCCGACCAGCCTGTCGGGGTCGGTCACCAGCAGCGAGGCCACCCACGTCTGGACGATGAACAGCACACCGACCAGCAGCAGCGAGGCCACCATGGACCGTCCGATGGCGCGGGCCGACTCGCGGTTCTCCTCCGCCAGCGTCGAGATGCCGTCGAAGCCGAGGAAGCTCAGCACCGCGATCGACACGGCGCCGAACACCAGCCCCCAGGAGAACGTCGCGCCGTTGTAGATCGGGCTGAGGCCGCCCCCGCCGTGGCCCTTGCCCTGGGCGAGCGCCACCAGGCCCACCACCAGGAAGACCGCCAGGATGGCCAGCTCGGCGACCAGCATGATCCGGTTGATCCGGGCGGTCATCTCGATGCCGAAGAAGTTGACGACGGTGTTGAGCACGACGAACGCGATGAGCCAGAGCCACACCGGGACGTCCGGCACCAGCGAGTTCATCGCCACGCCGGCGATCAGGTAGAGCAGGGCCGGCACCAGCACGTAGTCGAGCAGGATCATCCAGCCGGACAGGAACCCGACCGGCGCCGCGATGCCCCGCCCGGCGTAGGTGTAGACCGACCCGGCCATCGGGAAGGCCCGCGACATCTGCGCGTACGAGCCGGCGGTGAACAGCATGGCCAGCATCCCGATGGCGTAGGCGAGCGCGACCATGCCGCCCGAGCCCTCGAAGACGCTGCCGAAGATGCCGAACGGGGCGATCGGCACCATGAAGATCAGTCCGTAGACCACCAGGTCCCGGAACGTGAGGGAGCGCCGCAGCTCCTGGGCGTACCCGTAGCGCTCGATGCCCTCCGGCGGCGTTGGGTCGACGGCCATGCTTCCTCCTCAGCCGAGGACGCGGGTCGTTCCCGCTCCGCGAACCCTAGAGGCAATCTTTTCAAATGAAAAGGTTTGATGCGCACAGATCTCAGAGGCGGGTGACGACGGTGAGGTCCAGGCCGTCCGCCCTGGCCAGGTAGCCCTCCGGGCGCGGCGGGCCGAGCGGCGCGGCCGACCAGGCGCTCCGCGCGACGGGGTCGGCGCCCGCCAGCAGCCGCGCCGAGGCCGGCCGCCCGTGCCGCGCGGTCAGCATGCCCGCGGCGGCCAGCGCCGCCAGCAGGTGGACGCCGTCGTAGCAGCCCTCCGCGTAGGCGTCGAGGACGGGGGCGACCTCGCCGAACACCGTCCGGTACCGCTCGGCCAGCGCGAGCTGCCGCTCGTCCCCCTGCCCGGCGAACGACCGCATCGCCGAGTACAGCTCACCGGTGTCGTCTCCGCCGGCGGCCAGCAGGACGTTCTCCTCCAGCGCCCCCGACAGCCGGACCACCCCGGCGGACAGCCGCGAGGCGGCGAACACCCGGTTGAACACGGCGAGGTCCCGGCCGACCAGGCTGAGCAGGATCGCCTCCGCGCGCGTCCGCGCCAGCGCGTGCACGACCTCCTCGAAGCGGGCCTCCGGGTCGTCCCCGGCCGCCCACGGGAAGGGGACGAGCCGGTCCAGCACCACCTCGCCGCCCGCCGACCGGACGAGCCGCGCCGCCGTCCGGTGCACCGCCCGCGGCCAGATGTAGTCGCTGCCCACCAGCGCCCACCGCCGCAGCCTCAGCCGCGTGCTCAGCCAGCGCAGCGCGGAGCCGAGCTGCCGCTCCGGCGAGTCGCCGAGCAGCACCACGCCCTGCCGCCGCGGCCCGCCCTCGTGCGGCGGCGTGAACACGTACGGCACCTGCCCGGCGAGCGCCGCCTCCAGGCCCCGGTGCACGTCGCTCGTGTGGAACCCGACGAACGCCTGGACGAGCCCGGCGTCGGCGAGGAACCGGGCCTCGCCCGCCACCGCGCCCGGCGACCGCCCGGCGTCCACCGGCACCAGCTCGACGGCCCGTCCCGCCGCCCCGCCGGAGGCGTTGACCTCGGTCGCGGCCAGGCACGCGGCGCTCAGCCCGGACGGCCCGGTCAGGCCGAGCGGTCCCGACAGGGGCAGCAGCAGCCCGAGCCGCAGCACCGCGGGGTCAGGCCCGGTGACCAGCAACCCCGTGCCGTCCCGCACCACCGCGCGCATGACCGCCGAACCCTTCATGACCAGGCCAAGTATGCTCTCCCCACGGGCGGCTGGCGAGGGAGGCACCGGGTGGTCGAGCGGCACGG is a genomic window of Actinomadura citrea containing:
- a CDS encoding acetamidase/formamidase family protein; its protein translation is MTFDVVPLRDTEPGFAFGGREAALTVAPGTVVELTTEDCFGGAVQGVDDLPSRVCTFPYLNPVTGPIAVAGAEPGDAVAVHFVDIRPARDWAVSSTFPHFGALTATHTTAMLHPALPERVWMYDVDAARGICRFRARASDLEIELPLDPMHGTVGVAPAANEVIMSITPGAHGGNMDTPEMRAGTTAYFPVNVPGGLVSIGDGHCRQGEGEVCGTAVEAAMSTVVVVDLIKGAAPAWPRLEDDLHLMSTGSARPLEDAFRISQHDLVGWTSSLLGLDELDAYQLVSQAALAPAGNVVDTNYTMLAKMPKTALPGVSAYDGVHARLRGTAERYLSQR
- a CDS encoding nucleotidyltransferase family protein, with translation MHAVILAGGKGVRLRPYTTTLPKPLVPIGDEYSILEILLHQLSRQGFATVTLAIGHLGHLIRSYVGDGSRWGLRIDYASEEAPLGTIGPLLTMRDRLPDEFLVTNGDVLTDLDFAGLLDEHRASRPPLTVATYARKVDIDFGVLTAVDGRVVEFAEKPTLDYQVSMGVYGVSAAALAEYEAGFPLGFDELVLDLLAAGRHPREYRFEGYWLDIGRPADYDRANAEFPALRPQLLEGRVPATRRS
- a CDS encoding APC family permease → MAVDPTPPEGIERYGYAQELRRSLTFRDLVVYGLIFMVPIAPFGIFGSVFEGSGGMVALAYAIGMLAMLFTAGSYAQMSRAFPMAGSVYTYAGRGIAAPVGFLSGWMILLDYVLVPALLYLIAGVAMNSLVPDVPVWLWLIAFVVLNTVVNFFGIEMTARINRIMLVAELAILAVFLVVGLVALAQGKGHGGGGLSPIYNGATFSWGLVFGAVSIAVLSFLGFDGISTLAEENRESARAIGRSMVASLLLVGVLFIVQTWVASLLVTDPDRLVGEGDPDGTAFYDAARVAGGAWLAKLTALATAIAWGFANSLVAQAATSRLLYAMARDRQLPRFLARVHPRRQVPVNATLLVAAVSLGLGLYMEQREDGITLLSSLVNFGAMTAFLVLHVSVVVHYVVRSGSRDWWRHLVAPAIGFGILGYVVVNAKVAAQELGFLWLGIGLVLLVGLLVTHRRPALAGIAEEEDEK
- a CDS encoding SDR family NAD(P)-dependent oxidoreductase, which produces MQNTVAVTGADGFIGSHLVEALVDRGHRVRAMVQYNSFASRGWLDDVAPDVMEQVEAVPGDVRDPASVRGLVRGAQTVYHLAALIAIPYSYRAPRSYVDTNVTGTLNVLEAVRDEETPRLVHTSTSETYGTARRVPIDESHPLQAQSPYAATKIAADRLVESYHASFGLPAVTLRPFNTFGPRQSARAFIPTVAGQIAAGSGTVEVGALEPTRDFTFVRDTAEAFVALGTAPAGDVVGGTFNSGTGVEISMGRLARAIADLMGADPEFRCAADRERPAASEVMRLVCDAGRLRRVTGWRHRHTLEEGLKQTVEWFLDPANLARYRPSTYTI
- a CDS encoding substrate-binding domain-containing protein gives rise to the protein MKGSAVMRAVVRDGTGLLVTGPDPAVLRLGLLLPLSGPLGLTGPSGLSAACLAATEVNASGGAAGRAVELVPVDAGRSPGAVAGEARFLADAGLVQAFVGFHTSDVHRGLEAALAGQVPYVFTPPHEGGPRRQGVVLLGDSPERQLGSALRWLSTRLRLRRWALVGSDYIWPRAVHRTAARLVRSAGGEVVLDRLVPFPWAAGDDPEARFEEVVHALARTRAEAILLSLVGRDLAVFNRVFAASRLSAGVVRLSGALEENVLLAAGGDDTGELYSAMRSFAGQGDERQLALAERYRTVFGEVAPVLDAYAEGCYDGVHLLAALAAAGMLTARHGRPASARLLAGADPVARSAWSAAPLGPPRPEGYLARADGLDLTVVTRL
- the dacB gene encoding D-alanyl-D-alanine carboxypeptidase/D-alanyl-D-alanine-endopeptidase; the protein is MRGPLVRITSVLVAGTSLLAAPAMHPAATAAAKGDSAKGDSAEGDLGTDLDAILADGRLKGATVGAVVRDARTGAVRYSRGATAPVMPASNMKLYTSGAALSLLGPGYRFRTGVYARAVSGSSVKGDLYLKGTGDPTTRAADYDRLAARVAARGIRRVEGDLVADDTWFDAVRTPSHWDPTDLQYYYAAQTSALTVAPNDDFDAGSVEVSVKPGGAEGAPVAVGLAPATGTVKIDNRAVTGRPGTPSTLAVNRANGTDTIVVSGSHPAGAAPYTTLRTVENPSLYAADVFRSALRAHGVQVKGATERGRTPKRVAALAARSSMPLSRLMVPFLKLSNNMVAETLVKAIGREKTGKGSWTAGLPVVERYARGQGVPAARLEMADGSGLSRKNRTTAQDIGTLLRKAQDAPWFGTWYRALPVAGDPDRLDGGTLRSRMVDTPAAGNVHAKTGTLTGASALSGYVTDPSGRRLVFSVVLNGYQGAAPKDIEDRVAIRLAGGDPSAVRTFRVSGNAPQVECSWIGRC
- a CDS encoding NAD-dependent epimerase/dehydratase family protein, with the translated sequence MSRILLVGATGFVGRHVRARAAAAGIDVVAAGRSLGLGGLPLDLTAGPGAVAAAVRRAAPDAVVNCAGVTHGSPAELVRGNVVAVANLLAGVAAVPRPVRLVHLGSAAEYGHVERGTPVSELAPPRPLGPYGVTKLAGTELVRAATGLDAVVLRVFNPVGPGAPGTTLAGRLATELRRTAGTGEDVRVGPLDASRDLVDVRDVADAVVAAVRAPGELPAVLNVGSGRATPLRDLAAQLLRVTGARSRVLEAAAGSDRSAGVAWQRADISAAGQALGWTPVTDLTTSLRDLWAAQP
- a CDS encoding spherulation-specific family 4 protein, producing the protein MEPAASVAVPAYFPPGAVYWTDLADPRLGAVVLNVDSGAGTVRDSGFADVAHRTSAAGVRLAGYVDTAYGRRPPAEIEEEVRRYRLWYGVRAVFLDQVSAVPEHVLRYRRIVAGVRARGAEHVVLNHGAYPDEAYAQLADLLVTFEGPWSAYRHVRAPAWATRLPPERFCHLVYAAPRSVLPRALARARRCNAGVVYITDGNGANPWNGLPEYFSRELSLVYAGD